The segment GTACCTTAGCAACTGCTTTCGGAGGGTAATCAGCTTTTAGCTTTGGATCAATGCATTGTTTGACTTGATCTTCACTGAGTCTTGGTGTCGCCTGAGCATATGTAGCCAATAACATCAGATTTTACAGAAAATGAAATGGTCCATATTTGGAGAACAGAGTATACTCACCCAAGTTACAAGACTTTGTTGACCACGAGGCATGGTGTGGTCCACAGGTTTCCTCCCTGTCAGAAGTTCTAGAAGAACAACCCCGAAACTGTACACATCACTCTTCTGAGTCAACTGTCCAGTCATTGCATATCTGCAAATATTCAGACATATTAGCTTTGCTGCTTATCAGACATTTATATACAAGAAACATTACTCTGGAGCATGATAACCAAAAGTTCCCAAGACTCTTGTCGAGTGAAGACGAGCAGCGTTATCAGGAGCTTGGTTCGAGAGATTGAAATCAGCAATCTTTGCTTTGTAGTCTTCGAAAAGAAGAATGTTACTGGATCTTATGTCTCTGTGGATTACAGGAGGCTGTGACTTCTCATGAAGGTATTCCAAACCCCTAGCTGCCTCCACAGCTATTTTCACCCTTGTTGTCCAGTCAAGCGTTGGACCTGGCTGTGCCCCTTGAACTCCTTTCCTACCTGTAATCAGTTTACATGGACAGGCATGTTATTTTAGCTAGAGAAGTGAGCAGAGGGAATCTCAAAGTCATTCTCACCATGTAAGATGTCATGCAAGGATCCCATTGTTGCGAACTCATATGCAAGGACTCGGAGGTTTCCATCAACACAGAAACCAAGCAGTTGAACGAGATTCTCATGCTTCAGTCTAGACACCATGGAAACCTGATTAAAGAGcaaaaaagtatttaatataaCAAATCAAAAGACGATGTAATCAAGAATGGAGAGCTGAACCTGACTGAGGAACTCGGGATCTGATTCAGATTCAGGTGCGACATCAAGTTTCTTGAGAGCAACCGGTACACCATCGTTCAGCGTGGCATAATAGACTCTTCCGTAAGATCCTTCGCCAATCAGAGCCTTTGATCCGAAATTGTCAGTCATTTCCTTGACCTCATCCAGAGACAAGGGAGGAACCTGGACGGGAAGAGCTTCCTCGTGCTTCACAACAGCTGCTGGTTTTGGATTCTTATGATTCGCTGCTACACACACATGAAAGACACTCgttaaaatgttcaaaaaaaagcaTTCGATCAAATAGTCATTGGTGGGAGGCATACCATCATCGGATTGCTGGTGAGAAGATTTCAAGTGTTCCTCTTCATTGGAGTCTTGAATCTGACATGTACAACAGATCCACTTCCGCATCCTTTTGGACCCTAAAAAGGAGATCAAGTAACTGAATAAGGAGATATGAGCAGAGAACATGAacccaaaaaaaacagagaccAAAGTAACAACCTTTATGGAAATTTTGAttgagcatatatatatatatatatatatatatactcggattaaaaaaaaagactgtaATTTCCAAATTCttatcaaaatcaaaaactttCAATCAAGAACATGATCCAACAATATTTGTTAAAATCCTAACATGCAAACCTCTCCTCTTTGCCGCCAGACACGGCCACAGATATAATAATCAAAAGATGCCAACTTTACCATCCATCCATCACACTCAACATTTATTATACAAGTGAGAACTAGAGACTATACCGATTGTTATACAAAATCCAATTTTCAGACAAGACAAATAAGAAGAGAAGACGTTACCCACTCTAATATCCACCTGGGTTCGTCGCGTACGATCGTCGCCTCCTCTGCGGGGGATTGCTTGATGGAGACGaatgagaaagaaagaaagaaaggaagagAGATTAAGGGAATATAATGTGCAAAAAGCAAAAGTTAACAGCTTTGGCGTTTCTTTTGGTATTTCTATCTAATTCTTTCTTTGGCAGTTTGCAAACTTTTAATTAACActcctctctttctttcttctttagtTGTTTCTAATCTTCctcttattaattttaaattcttttttactTAACCCAATTTCCAGATATGTAAAGCTTATCTCCACCAAATAATCAAAGCTAGGCTGACCAACCACAAAATAACAACTAATTTACCAAACATTCTTCGCCATTTTCCAGTCAATggtcattgtttttttttataacgaaTTCAATTTGACTAAAGTCTTGGCAACATTGACTGAAGTCTCTGATTCTATTTACTGAGATTTCCTGTATTCAATCATTTGTTATTTGATATTACTAAATAAAGTAAGCGTGCAAAGATTTTATCTCTTTCACAAATAGAAAAGCATAATCTGTTCTCGCGTATGTGTTACATTTGTTCATATCTTTGGAAAATATGTATGAAAGACAGAGCTCATATgtactttttaacaaaaaaataattaatgtgtTTGCCGAGGAAGATTGTTTTAGGATAGTGATCTTCAAATCGGCGCATTTATTTTATCATCCCATCATTCAAAGCTGATTAAGAAGCTTCGTATATTATTAGTATGCATGTCATGCTTATTTGTTTCACAGTTTAACGAATCTTTCACTTATTTGATGGGATAGTTAAGAGATTATCTATAGTTAAACTAGTATACGATAGGGTTAAAAAATGGTATTGAAATAAGAATAATTGCACTCCCTACACCCCAAATTCACCCTATTTGCATTCCACACACTAAATTCCCTAATTTTCTTTCCCTTCTATGGCAAATCCCTAATATCCAACTTCTTTTAGGATTTTGAGCAAATTcactcttaaaataaaattaattataattaatagatTGTGTATCACGCATATacctttaataattttatatattaatatgatttaaaaaaaaaaatgacatgaTAGGCTGAAGCAAGCAACCCTAGTGTGAATCTTTGAGATCAGAAAAATGcagtaatcttttttttttgctaaataaatGCAGTAATCTTCGTTTTAGCAAAACAAACCTTTAGACCTGGTGGTGGTTATCTTACCAAAATCAAAAACTTGTATTAGTCTTGGTTTCGtctgatcttcttcttcttctgtttatCTTCACTACGATACCTCTCACGTCTCTCCTCTCTGTTCCGTTTCTTAGATATTACCTCCTCCTTAGCTTTCTCTGCCTCATACGCTTTCCTCTTCTCCTGCACCTTTGCTTTTCTCTTATTCatctgtatttatttttttaacccGCAGTTCCAAAGTCCATTCTTATTAATAACCGTACAAGACAAAGATGCCAAACACAACTTTTACGCATAGACAGACAAACATTACCTTGACTTTATTCATCAGCTTCAACTGCTGGACGATAGCAAAACCTTTTCGTTCTCCCGGCTCCATTACAACAGCTCTTCTACCATCTAGTGATGGTCTTCTTCTCCCTGGTTTATTTTTGGGTTTGGAAGCAAACGGTAACTCTGCTTGTAGTTTCTTTGATATCACCAATGGATTGAACTTCTTTGTCTTCCTTTCAATTGgctaccaaaataaaataataataataataataaagagaTAAATTACTAGTGAGAATCGTCACCTTCCTATATAGAATGTTAATTAATAGGCTTTTCTTACCTTGTAGAGTGAATCCTTATTCACCGGAATAGGAATACTATGCTCACTACGAAGCTCCCTAAACGTTCTCATCCCTGTCCACGTCTTCGCCCGAGGCTGCAAGGCTGTAGTTAGAGGATTGTAAAACTGTGGAACTTCCACCGTCGGCCAAGCCTTTAAGAAGACAATGTCGCTCATTTTTATTTGATCTTCAAATGTACACCTCGCGATCCCTTCTTGTGCATTGTTGTTATCTAGCATGTTTTTTCCAGCCTGACAAAAAGGTAAGGAGGGCTATTAGAAAAAAACTATAGTTGATGATCACCGTAAAGCTTTATAAGCTAATGGGGGTTACCTTTTTCACTTGTCCTCTAATGCCACTAACTGTCCGGACAGATGAACCTTCAAATCTAGCTATTTCGAGGTCAGAAGTGAACATGTCTTTGATAAATGCAGTTTTTTTCTGGATCTTGCATGGGTGTCCAACCAGCTTGATTTTCTTTGCAATGCGGGCTTGGTGATTATACTCGAGTACTACAGAAGTCGCTGTTATCCTAAACCCTGCCTGAagacatacacacacacacaccaagATAGCAACAACAGATGTAAATTACAGAAAGTTTggcaaaacataataaaatattaattatcaatGTACTATTTTTTGTACTTAAAATTCTTTAACAATTTTCGATCCATATAAtttcaataaacacaattatctttttaaattttttattaaataatgtattgaaagataaaaatatatcattttgaaataattactttttaaatatatcttttCAAAACAGAGGGAGAgtatatttattcaaaaaaacagagggagagTATTGGTGAAGTTGCACCTTAAACTCACACAACTCGTTTCATGAAGATACACTTCACTTATCAAACTTTTATCTATCAGAAAATTTCAATCACAGTCCAAAGAtaattttggatcaaaatctCAAGCAGAACAGTGTATTAGCATATACCTGATTGCTTGACAGGTTTTGGAAAGCCACAAAGCCAGTGTTGGGTGGGACAAGAGGGCCCCAGAACGTAGCAAGGCAGTGCATGTGTTCTGGAGTATACTTGAGCATTCGATGTCTATCATTGCGATCTTCAATGGCGTATACAGGAATAGTCTGATAGCGTCTCCATCCGATAGACACAATAATGGGATCTCTTGTTTTCAGCACTTTCTTGTGCCACCTATGTTTCTTCAACCGTGCCTAAGgacaaagcaaaaaaaacatatgatcaATTCAACTTTCCCCAAAGGTCACAAAAAAGAGAATTGTTGTAGCCTTTACCTGCATGTATCCAGCATTATCCTCGCCGTAACCAATACCTCCAACAAGAACTGGATGACACGGATCAAAGAAATCAACCATCTCATAAGGAACATTGTGAATCTCCAGCCGCAAGTATGTTCCAGTCCGGAAGCCTTCTATCTCGACTCGAGTATCCTCGTCAAGATTATTGAGTTCTAACATGTTCATCTGTTTTCTAGTTTCAAGCTCCTCCTTCAACTGCAATGCAAAAAGAGTGACTAAACAACAGAGAATGAAAGACCTTAGCTGCATGCAGGAACATTAACTTACTTTATCTACGTAGCCGAGTTCCTTGGCTTCACTGTAATGGGGATTGTTCGCATCAAACTTTGCTCGGAGAGCCAGCTTTTTAAGCCTATGCTCATCACCTTCGTTTTGATTTTTACCATGCTCCATCTTGTCATCGATATTATTATGCTTCTCTCCTGCCTCCTCTAGATCCTCAAAATCACCATAAAGTTCATCATCTTCTCCTTCATCGCCAGCGACTGAGTTTTGATTTCTCAGAGCAGCTTTTGACCAATCACCAGTGGTGAATCGATCACGAATGATCTCACAGTCTTCCTTCTCTTTCCAGTTCTTCAGGTTTCCATAGTTTACAAATCTGGAACAGTCATCTGCGTTGACATATCCCACATCGCATCCACTACCTGAGCTCTGGAAATAGATTAAAAACAAAGAGCCGTTAGTTTGAGATCACCAAAGTTTTGAATTGGTCTTTGAAATGACGACAAACCTTGTTTCCTTCTCCTTTTGGCTTAAAGaagtcttcatcatcatcatcatcactagtTGCATTGGTTTCATTTGTCAAGGCAGTAGTAGCTGATGATCTCGTTGCACCATAAACAATTTGCATCAAGTTGGGGTTTTTCTTTCTGCCCTTCTCCTTTAAGGGTTCTTTCCATTTTGATATGTTACCAAGGAAATCATCTTCATCTAAGTCCTGTGAATCAGAAGCAGAGTCATCTTCAGCTTCATCCTCAGCTTCATCTCCACCAGACTCCACATCTTCTGTTTCCTCAACACCATCTTCATCTGAGCCCTGCGTCACACCCACCATGAATGACAAATCAGGTCTAagtgaaacaattttttttcatattttttttagaacatTGGTCCCCAGTATTATCAAATTGAAGATGTGCATGCGTGACTAGAATAGTGCATAGAAGCAGTACGAAAAATTCAGATCAAGCGAAGAGATTACCATTGCATCACTCTCACCAACTTCATCCTTAAAGATAGCTTTTCTCCTCAACCGTCCATCATGGATCTCAGTTTTCTGCTTCATTTTACAGCCACTGCTCTCTGCATCCATCTCATTATCATCTTCAGCAGAGTGAGAGTACTCCTCTGATGACTCTTCCTCAAGTTTTCTTTCTGAGCTGGCAGTACTAGTCTTTTTGCCAAATAAATTGATGGACGTCTTCCCTAATTTCTCATCAACAGAATATTTTGTCTTCTGCAACGACTTTACCAAATCTTCACCAACATCCCTGCCCTTTCCTgccaagagaaaaaaaaatgtcataaCCAAAAGTGAGAAAATTAAATTACTAGCTTAACCAACCAAATCCTAAAATTGTACTGAgataaaagaataaaacaagCAAAGATGCTCCAAAGACACCACTACATAAAAACATATAGGACAGCATATGGTAATAAAACTTGGGAAACCAGTAAATAACCTTTATTAGTagtgtgttcaaaaaaaaaaacctttattAGTAGATTCTCCATTTTCATTATCGGTTTTAGAGTACTGAACAAGATGATCATTTATGTTGATGTAAACAGCATCTTTGTCATACAAAAGATCTCCAATCCCGGACATAGGAGCATAGAAAAGCTTTTCTCTGTCCCGTAGCCCCTTCTTCTTGGCAGAAGAGGGTAAAGGACAAGGGTCAGGTAAGACAGTCACCCCAGCTAAACTATAGTCACCAACTCCAGCAATATGAACCTGATAATAATCATAAGAGATTATTTATAAGGCTAAAAGATGAGTCagtatttttaaggaaaaaaaaaatagagaaacatCTGATGAGATACCTTCATCCCTTTTTTCAAGTTACAGCCACGTAGGTAACCATACAGCGTGATATTTCTATCGCAtttcttatccatctgaactttCTCGGGAGGGGTGACATCTTCCAGACGATCAGCCAACACATAAGGATGTGACGTCCGCCATGTCAATGGATGAAACTTGGTTAGATATGTAGATATAAAGCGGGAGAGGTTGTGAACTTCAAGTTCTAAATACCTGACAATAAAAGATAGATAAAAGGTTGTTACTTGCTTGCACATGTCATCCAAATTTGGTGAATCTATACATCAACTTGGATACTTACTTCCCATGAATGAGACCAGATAGATAGAACAGTTTAGCTCCGTCATATATTTCGGTCCAGAAACGATGCTTGAGacgtttttttgttttcctcaGCTTCTTTACATCGTTGAACTTATCCAGGTGAGTGAGGACTCCCATAACTTTGGGAAATCCATGCACTTGCATAATATTGAGGAACTCAAAGGTTTCCTGCGTATTAAACACAGTAAAGTGaacaaaaaggagaaaaaatatataatagtcaATGGTGTGTCTCACTACTCACCATCTCAAAACCATAACTCCCGTCTATGAGAAGAATAGCTAGATCAGCAACCTTGGCACAATCCATCATCCCATTGATATCATTAGGGCACTCCACAAATTGTATCCGATTCTTCTTACCTAAATACATGACCAGCAGCAAAACATGAGGAGAGgaataaaaccctaaaccctaaaactcaGTTCAAAAAATTGCTAGGCGGTCATCAGACACTTTGATTATGCGGGTGCCCAGACCAATTTCTTCGTTTAGGTCCGATTTGCTAGAACAATTTTTAGAACacagtaaaatataaaaagctAGTGAACAATGTAGCTTATAACCTTGTACAATGGTAATAGGACCTCGAACCTCGGGCACATTCTGGTGCGTAAAATGCTTAACAAGAGACTTAATCACGAGAGACTTTCCGACCTACAAATAACCAAAACACATCAAACTCAAAACTTACTTCAccgttgataaaaaaaaacatatccaaAGAGTGTCTAAAAAGAACACACAGTACCCCTGGGGGACCTTGAACAACGACGACGAAAGGAGGAGGATCGCCGTAATTACGATCAATGGTAGGAAGATGAATTCGTCTCTGTTCCTTCTCCACATCGCGCATCTTCTCACGCTTCGCCTTAACAGCTGACTTATCAGCAAACGCCTGCAGAATCAAGTGACAATCAGTCGTTGCTTGTCACACAAGAAAACTCTTAGAGACGTTGATCAAGAGATGAGAGGGACTCACTCTAGGGTTTTGCTGCTTCTTATCGGAGACGACGCCACGCTTCTTCTTGTCGATTTCGGATTTCTTCTCCATGGTAGGGCCTGCTGTGGGAGCCCTGTGCGACATGTGAGACGGCACCAATTCGTCGGCGCCCATGGCGATGAAGAAAGTAGTAACCAGGTGAAGAGGAAAaaccttgtttttttttttcaattattaacCTCGGAATTTTATTTATAGCGCCATTAAGATGGTTAAGGAAATTAAACCGGGAAAACCTCGATAGAACGGTTGATAAAATAAAACCGGGTTCCGGTTTAATTTAGCATTCGGCATTGATTAATGGTGATTGTGGGCCGTTGTAACCTCAATTAGTGGGCCGACAAAAGCTGAGTAACctttatacatatttatttttataccgTCCGCTCGTGTTCCTATTATTTTTTGACCACAGGAACATTCTCCAGCCAGACAAACAGTTAAACCCTACACACACAGACACAGAGTCTTAACCGCTTCTCTTTCGAATGTTTTGCTTTCGCTTTTGTACTATTTTCTTCAATTGGGTATTGGTGGATTCAGATTCTTCCCTTCACTTCGTATAGTGTAAGTTCCACaagcctcctcctccttttttatataaaatatggttCCTTCTCTGCCATTAGCTAATGTTATATGCTTCTTTTCCTGTGAAAACTTTGGCTACATTCAGAAACATAGCGTATTATCCTCTTTGTCTGTGGCTTTGCATGATCAATTTTGTAAAATGAGCTTATACAGTGTGAAGAAACATTGagtttagatttaggtttctctgTTCCTCAAGAGATCAAAGGTTTCTGACTTTAATACTCCTCATGATCTTACATTGACAGACTGAAGCTTCCGTGAAATCGGATTTATGGCAAACGACGAGCTTGTGAAGCCCGAGAACGCTCACTCGTCTTCGTTCAGACAAGATCACTTCACTGGAATCCGACACAACTTCGAGCTCTTTCCTACTAATGACTACAACTCCGATTTCGAACAGCTACTCGACATCAATCTCCAGATCGGTGCTTCCTACGAGGAAAACGAGGTCTGGAACCAGTTCCAAGAACACAAAGCAACGGCTCTTCAAGACTCGATGATTCATCACAGCGATGAAACAGAACAAGAAGCTGTAGGTGTAGATGGAAACCAACATGTTAGCTTTCTCTCTTTTCCTGATAACGAAGTCTCTGTAACTGGAGCAAGACAGAAGCAAGAATCTCAAGAGATTGATGAGAACTTAGACTTGTCCATGTCTAATAACAACAGTAACAACAGCATGCCTCCTCCTAGCTCTCAGTGCTGGTCTATGTCCGGCGAACACGAGATGTCCGTCGGCAAGGAGTTTCCAGACGCCAAGGCATGTAGGAGAGCGCTGAGAGACGCAGCGATCTCTCAACGTTTCGAGATCCAAACAATTAAATCAGACAGGACACGCTTCACCGCGAAGTGCATGTCCCAAGGCTGCCCTTGGAGGATCCACTGCGCCAAGCTCCCTAACTTACCAACTTTCACGGTGAGAACCGTTCACAGCACTCACACTTGCGGCGGGGTCTCGCATCTCGGTCATCAGCAGGCCTCGGTCCAGTGGGTCGCCGACGCAGTGTCCGAAAAGCTGAAAGAGAATCCTCATTTCAAACCGAAGCAGATACTGGAAGAGATCCACAGAACTCACGGGATCGCCTTGTCTTACAAGCAGGCGTGGAGAGGGAAAGAGAGGCTGATGGGGAGAGTTAATAAACTCCTCCGCGGTGGCTCGTTTGAAGAAGAGTACCGTCTCCTTCCTCAGTACTGCCACGAGATCGTGAGAGCGAATCCG is part of the Raphanus sativus cultivar WK10039 chromosome 5, ASM80110v3, whole genome shotgun sequence genome and harbors:
- the LOC108824528 gene encoding PTI1-like tyrosine-protein kinase 1 isoform X2, which encodes MRKWICCTCQIQDSNEEEHLKSSHQQSDDANHKNPKPAAVVKHEEALPVQVPPLSLDEVKEMTDNFGSKALIGEGSYGRVYYATLNDGVPVALKKLDVAPESESDPEFLSQVSMVSRLKHENLVQLLGFCVDGNLRVLAYEFATMGSLHDILHGRKGVQGAQPGPTLDWTTRVKIAVEAARGLEYLHEKSQPPVIHRDIRSSNILLFEDYKAKIADFNLSNQAPDNAARLHSTRVLGTFGYHAPEYAMTGQLTQKSDVYSFGVVLLELLTGRKPVDHTMPRGQQSLVTWATPRLSEDQVKQCIDPKLKADYPPKAVAKLAAVAALCVQYESEFRPNMSIVVKALQPLLKLAAPAPPSPAPAPES
- the LOC108824528 gene encoding PTI1-like tyrosine-protein kinase 1 isoform X1, coding for MRKWICCTCQIQDSNEEEHLKSSHQQSDDAANHKNPKPAAVVKHEEALPVQVPPLSLDEVKEMTDNFGSKALIGEGSYGRVYYATLNDGVPVALKKLDVAPESESDPEFLSQVSMVSRLKHENLVQLLGFCVDGNLRVLAYEFATMGSLHDILHGRKGVQGAQPGPTLDWTTRVKIAVEAARGLEYLHEKSQPPVIHRDIRSSNILLFEDYKAKIADFNLSNQAPDNAARLHSTRVLGTFGYHAPEYAMTGQLTQKSDVYSFGVVLLELLTGRKPVDHTMPRGQQSLVTWATPRLSEDQVKQCIDPKLKADYPPKAVAKLAAVAALCVQYESEFRPNMSIVVKALQPLLKLAAPAPPSPAPAPES
- the LOC108860559 gene encoding uncharacterized protein LOC108860559, translating into MGADELVPSHMSHRAPTAGPTMEKKSEIDKKKRGVVSDKKQQNPRAFADKSAVKAKREKMRDVEKEQRRIHLPTIDRNYGDPPPFVVVVQGPPGVGKSLVIKSLVKHFTHQNVPEVRGPITIVQGKKNRIQFVECPNDINGMMDCAKVADLAILLIDGSYGFEMETFEFLNIMQVHGFPKVMGVLTHLDKFNDVKKLRKTKKRLKHRFWTEIYDGAKLFYLSGLIHGKYLELEVHNLSRFISTYLTKFHPLTWRTSHPYVLADRLEDVTPPEKVQMDKKCDRNITLYGYLRGCNLKKGMKVHIAGVGDYSLAGVTVLPDPCPLPSSAKKKGLRDREKLFYAPMSGIGDLLYDKDAVYININDHLVQYSKTDNENGESTNKGKGRDVGEDLVKSLQKTKYSVDEKLGKTSINLFGKKTSTASSERKLEEESSEEYSHSAEDDNEMDAESSGCKMKQKTEIHDGRLRRKAIFKDEVGESDAMGSDEDGVEETEDVESGGDEAEDEAEDDSASDSQDLDEDDFLGNISKWKEPLKEKGRKKNPNLMQIVYGATRSSATTALTNETNATSDDDDDEDFFKPKGEGNKSSGSGCDVGYVNADDCSRFVNYGNLKNWKEKEDCEIIRDRFTTGDWSKAALRNQNSVAGDEGEDDELYGDFEDLEEAGEKHNNIDDKMEHGKNQNEGDEHRLKKLALRAKFDANNPHYSEAKELGYVDKLKEELETRKQMNMLELNNLDEDTRVEIEGFRTGTYLRLEIHNVPYEMVDFFDPCHPVLVGGIGYGEDNAGYMQARLKKHRWHKKVLKTRDPIIVSIGWRRYQTIPVYAIEDRNDRHRMLKYTPEHMHCLATFWGPLVPPNTGFVAFQNLSSNQAGFRITATSVVLEYNHQARIAKKIKLVGHPCKIQKKTAFIKDMFTSDLEIARFEGSSVRTVSGIRGQVKKAGKNMLDNNNAQEGIARCTFEDQIKMSDIVFLKAWPTVEVPQFYNPLTTALQPRAKTWTGMRTFRELRSEHSIPIPVNKDSLYKPIERKTKKFNPLVISKKLQAELPFASKPKNKPGRRRPSLDGRRAVVMEPGERKGFAIVQQLKLMNKVKMNKRKAKVQEKRKAYEAEKAKEEVISKKRNREERRERYRSEDKQKKKKIRRNQD